A genomic window from Candidatus Goldiibacteriota bacterium includes:
- the rpmJ gene encoding 50S ribosomal protein L36 yields MKVRASVKKICEKCKVIKRKGKVKVICQNPKHKQTQG; encoded by the coding sequence ATGAAAGTAAGAGCATCGGTTAAGAAGATATGTGAGAAATGCAAAGTAATTAAGAGAAAAGGCAAAGTTAAAGTGATTTGTCAAAACCCCAAGCACAAACAGACTCAGGGATAA
- a CDS encoding adenylate kinase has translation MIFILLGPPGAGKGTYSQKLIEIYKIPQISTGDILRASVKAGTPVGLKAKEYMDKGALVPDEVIIGIVEERIKEDDCKNGFLLDGFPRTVAQADALGELFKKNSLDLKGVINIIVDKDVLFKRLTGRRMCKACGAGFNVNTMPSKKDGICDACGGELFQRNDDKPETIENRLVVYDKQTAPLIDYYRSREVLKDVNASNGSVDEIVSKIKAALESK, from the coding sequence ATGATTTTTATTTTATTAGGACCACCCGGAGCAGGAAAAGGAACATATTCACAGAAGTTAATTGAAATTTATAAGATACCTCAGATTTCAACCGGTGATATTTTAAGGGCATCAGTTAAAGCGGGAACGCCTGTAGGGCTTAAAGCGAAAGAATATATGGACAAAGGCGCTCTTGTGCCTGATGAAGTTATAATAGGTATCGTGGAAGAAAGAATTAAGGAAGACGACTGTAAAAACGGATTTTTGCTTGACGGTTTTCCAAGGACAGTTGCACAAGCGGATGCGCTTGGCGAACTTTTCAAAAAGAACAGCCTTGACCTTAAAGGCGTAATAAATATAATAGTGGACAAAGATGTTCTTTTCAAAAGGCTTACAGGACGCAGAATGTGCAAGGCTTGCGGCGCGGGATTTAATGTCAACACAATGCCGTCTAAGAAAGACGGAATATGTGACGCGTGCGGAGGAGAATTGTTCCAGAGAAACGATGACAAACCGGAAACAATAGAGAACAGGCTTGTGGTTTATGACAAACAGACCGCTCCCCTTATTGATTATTACAGGTCAAGAGAAGTGCTGAAGGATGTCAACGCTTCAAATGGAAGCGTTGATGAAATAGTTTCAAAGATAAAGGCAGCACTGGAAAGTAAGTAA
- the rplQ gene encoding 50S ribosomal protein L17 yields MRHRKKAKQFNMTSSHRRAMFNNLSRSLILNGRIQTTLQRAKQLKIYVEPMITRAKSGTVHDRRVVAAFLTDPVAVKKMFDEIGPFYKERNGGYTRILKYYNRKGDNAEIAIIELVDKEKLYKKEEVKAEEKGKKPVKVKKEKPAKEKTESAKPEKKEKKEKKEVKKEVKK; encoded by the coding sequence ATGAGGCACAGAAAGAAGGCAAAACAGTTCAATATGACATCGTCGCACAGAAGGGCAATGTTTAATAACCTTTCCCGCTCGCTGATATTGAACGGCAGGATACAAACAACGCTTCAGAGGGCAAAACAGTTAAAGATTTATGTGGAACCCATGATTACAAGGGCGAAAAGCGGAACAGTTCATGACAGAAGGGTTGTTGCGGCATTTCTTACAGATCCCGTGGCAGTAAAGAAGATGTTTGACGAAATTGGGCCTTTTTATAAGGAACGCAACGGCGGTTATACAAGAATTCTTAAGTATTACAATAGAAAAGGCGATAATGCGGAAATTGCCATAATTGAACTTGTGGACAAAGAAAAACTTTATAAGAAAGAAGAAGTAAAAGCGGAAGAAAAAGGAAAGAAACCAGTAAAGGTAAAAAAAGAAAAGCCCGCAAAAGAAAAGACTGAAAGCGCAAAGCCGGAAAAGAAAGAAAAAAAAGAAAAGAAAGAAGTTAAAAAAGAAGTAAAAAAATAA
- a CDS encoding pilus assembly protein has product MKIIHGANKGQAMAEFIIILPLLLLMFVAVLQFFLLAVDRIKLEMTVREVMRFVTTHGEDQEQLESFAREFAKNEGLKPDNLTVIKGEKQEPGIKGKMAGFAEKFTGVKIKLEYYRQGPELFKRITGKNGITLKTEIFTATGGPMKFVLSKKDKDALEDYRKETADESPVD; this is encoded by the coding sequence TTGAAAATAATACATGGTGCAAATAAAGGCCAGGCAATGGCGGAATTCATTATCATACTTCCGCTCCTGCTTTTAATGTTTGTGGCCGTTTTGCAGTTCTTTTTACTGGCAGTAGACCGCATCAAGCTTGAAATGACAGTAAGAGAGGTGATGCGATTTGTCACGACGCACGGAGAAGACCAGGAACAGTTGGAGTCTTTTGCCAGGGAATTTGCAAAAAATGAAGGTTTAAAACCCGATAATTTAACCGTTATTAAAGGCGAAAAACAGGAGCCCGGAATAAAAGGGAAAATGGCAGGTTTCGCGGAAAAATTTACGGGCGTAAAAATAAAACTTGAATATTACAGGCAGGGTCCGGAATTATTCAAAAGAATTACAGGTAAAAACGGAATTACTTTAAAAACAGAAATTTTTACCGCAACCGGCGGGCCTATGAAATTTGTTTTAAGTAAAAAAGACAAAGACGCGCTGGAAGATTATAGAAAGGAAACAGCTGATGAAAGCCCTGTGGATTAG
- the rpsM gene encoding 30S ribosomal protein S13, with amino-acid sequence MARISGIDLPKNKRIDVALTYIYGIGDVLSKQILEDANVKPDTRVFNLTEDEAYKIQEIMLKKGIKSEGDLRKEVSQDIKRLMDIGCYRGMRHRKGLPVHGQRTRSNARTRKGPRKTVGAKVKAE; translated from the coding sequence TTGGCACGTATATCCGGTATAGATTTACCTAAAAACAAAAGAATAGATGTGGCGCTTACATACATTTACGGTATAGGCGATGTTTTATCAAAGCAGATACTTGAAGACGCCAACGTAAAGCCTGATACAAGGGTTTTTAATCTTACAGAGGATGAAGCTTATAAGATTCAGGAAATAATGTTAAAGAAAGGCATCAAGTCGGAAGGCGACTTAAGGAAAGAAGTTTCGCAGGACATCAAGCGCCTTATGGACATCGGATGCTACAGGGGAATGAGGCACCGCAAAGGCCTTCCCGTGCACGGTCAGAGGACCAGAAGCAACGCAAGGACAAGAAAAGGACCAAGAAAAACAGTCGGCGCGAAAGTTAAAGCTGAATAA
- the rpsK gene encoding 30S ribosomal protein S11 — MAKSKKTSAIPELAIANVNSTFNNTIINISTKEGDTISWASGGSVGMKGSRKSTPFAAQLAAEKAGKKAFDAGVKKVEVLVKGPGEGREPAIRSLQAVGLEIILIKDITPIPHNGCRPPKKRRV, encoded by the coding sequence TTGGCTAAATCAAAAAAAACAAGTGCGATTCCGGAACTGGCGATAGCAAATGTCAATTCCACATTTAACAACACAATAATCAATATATCCACCAAAGAAGGGGATACCATTTCATGGGCAAGCGGCGGAAGCGTCGGCATGAAGGGTTCAAGAAAAAGCACTCCTTTTGCGGCACAGCTTGCCGCTGAGAAAGCCGGGAAAAAGGCTTTTGACGCGGGAGTTAAAAAGGTGGAAGTATTAGTTAAAGGCCCGGGAGAAGGCAGGGAACCCGCAATTAGGTCGCTGCAGGCAGTGGGACTTGAAATAATACTTATTAAAGATATTACGCCTATTCCCCACAACGGGTGCAGGCCGCCTAAAAAGAGAAGGGTATAA
- a CDS encoding DNA-directed RNA polymerase subunit alpha → MKWKNLQKPKKLEKEELRDNFGRFISEPFERGYAVAIGNAIRRILLSSIPGAAVTAVKIEGVQHEFATIKGVMEDVSEIILNIKQLKLVLEGDGPKKIYLEASGEREVTAADIKADSDIKFLNPQLHIATLTSREAKLMIEMEVDSGRGYVTAEKNKRDDMPLGTIPIDSIFTPVTNVKLEVENTRVGQITDYDKLILEIGTDSRVAPETALTQAALILREYLNIFITQEGEIEIKEDKMDEENEKQRTLLGKTVDELELSVRSANCLKNANIKSIIDLVTKSEVDMLKYRNFGRKSLNEIKEVLVEMGLGLGMKIDKEVLKEIKKGKK, encoded by the coding sequence ATGAAATGGAAAAATCTGCAGAAACCAAAAAAGCTTGAAAAAGAAGAATTAAGGGATAATTTTGGAAGGTTTATTTCGGAGCCTTTTGAAAGGGGTTACGCTGTTGCTATAGGAAACGCGATAAGAAGAATTCTTCTTTCGTCTATTCCGGGAGCTGCTGTTACTGCTGTTAAGATTGAAGGCGTTCAGCACGAGTTCGCGACAATAAAAGGCGTAATGGAAGACGTATCAGAAATAATCCTTAACATCAAGCAGCTTAAACTTGTGCTTGAAGGGGACGGTCCTAAGAAAATATATCTTGAAGCATCAGGTGAAAGGGAAGTAACTGCGGCTGACATAAAGGCAGACAGCGACATTAAATTCCTTAACCCACAGCTTCACATTGCCACGCTTACAAGCAGGGAAGCCAAGCTGATGATAGAAATGGAAGTTGACAGCGGCAGAGGTTATGTAACGGCAGAAAAGAATAAAAGGGATGACATGCCTTTGGGAACTATCCCAATTGACTCTATATTTACACCGGTTACAAATGTAAAGCTTGAGGTGGAAAATACAAGGGTTGGACAGATTACTGACTATGACAAATTAATCCTTGAAATAGGTACCGACAGCAGGGTTGCACCGGAAACGGCTTTAACTCAGGCAGCGCTTATATTAAGGGAATATCTGAATATCTTTATAACTCAGGAAGGCGAAATTGAGATTAAAGAAGACAAGATGGATGAAGAAAATGAAAAACAAAGGACATTACTTGGCAAGACTGTTGACGAACTTGAACTTTCTGTACGTTCCGCCAACTGCCTTAAGAATGCCAATATCAAGAGCATTATTGACCTTGTTACAAAGTCGGAAGTGGATATGTTAAAGTACAGAAATTTCGGCAGAAAATCGCTTAACGAAATAAAGGAAGTTCTTGTTGAAATGGGTCTTGGCCTTGGCATGAAGATTGACAAGGAAGTATTAAAAGAGATCAAAAAAGGCAAAAAGTAA
- a CDS encoding Tad domain-containing protein produces MRRSIQKNRGQILVPSILAVVALFMTVILILEVSNVMIEKIKAQNAADSAAVEAGLWYARSLNVVSVSNKILAVSAIAASVCELLGLKGAMKAVEMVQKVQDAFAGTGDFEKLPFEPVPGLLCAAVVRNGINNGAAAVPLFNIDNSEKALLPSFNLKRRYATELLMPEKNSPGKYSYKRKSDGKRIYVDKKDVRWDENLNHGKGGNITKKGRGLPSRILKEEKGLIPLDIIEKDKEHTILVILCMEKKGFIFKNGFFKSKKGALKKYFTATSMVRVSGGNMDILDINAANYESKLTPVKLPQINPELIKTVENYMNIKGYNPDADLSAAADILREGVIIH; encoded by the coding sequence ATGAGACGTTCTATACAAAAAAACCGCGGACAAATTCTTGTGCCGTCAATTCTGGCTGTAGTGGCGTTATTTATGACAGTAATCCTTATACTTGAAGTTTCAAACGTTATGATAGAAAAGATAAAAGCCCAGAACGCGGCTGATTCGGCTGCGGTTGAAGCCGGATTATGGTACGCAAGAAGCCTGAATGTTGTTTCGGTAAGCAATAAGATTCTTGCCGTGTCCGCGATTGCCGCGTCTGTCTGTGAATTGTTGGGATTAAAAGGAGCTATGAAAGCGGTGGAAATGGTGCAAAAAGTTCAGGATGCATTTGCAGGAACGGGTGATTTTGAGAAACTGCCATTTGAACCTGTTCCGGGGCTTTTGTGCGCGGCGGTTGTAAGAAATGGTATTAATAACGGCGCTGCCGCGGTGCCTTTGTTTAATATTGATAACAGTGAAAAAGCATTGCTTCCGTCTTTTAATCTTAAGCGCAGGTATGCTACGGAATTGTTGATGCCGGAAAAGAATAGCCCCGGCAAGTACTCTTATAAAAGAAAAAGCGACGGCAAAAGGATTTATGTGGATAAAAAAGATGTGCGCTGGGATGAGAATTTGAATCATGGCAAGGGCGGAAATATCACAAAGAAAGGACGCGGGCTGCCGTCAAGAATATTGAAAGAAGAAAAAGGGCTTATTCCGCTTGATATTATTGAAAAAGATAAGGAACACACTATACTGGTGATTTTGTGCATGGAGAAAAAAGGTTTTATTTTTAAAAATGGTTTTTTTAAAAGTAAGAAGGGAGCGCTTAAGAAATATTTTACAGCCACTTCAATGGTCCGCGTTTCCGGGGGTAATATGGATATTCTTGATATAAACGCCGCCAATTACGAAAGTAAGTTAACGCCCGTTAAACTGCCGCAGATTAATCCGGAGCTGATTAAAACGGTTGAAAACTATATGAATATTAAAGGCTATAATCCGGATGCGGATTTATCGGCGGCGGCGGATATATTAAGAGAAGGGGTAATTATTCATTGA
- the map gene encoding type I methionyl aminopeptidase, with amino-acid sequence MIELKTKKEIELIAKSGEILSEVLIKMKEMIKPGISTAEINRLAIKMVKAHGVKAAFLGYRGYPAAVCVSVNKEVVHGIPSDKEILKEGDIVSLDFGVEREGYFSDAALTVPVGKISGRAQKLIKVTQEALAKGIDMAKPGNHISDISAAVQNYVEANGFSVVRDLCGHGVGKKVHEDPMIPNFGKPGQGPLIQPGMVLAIEPMVNAGGFEVATLDDDWTVVTMDGSISAHFEHTVAITETGNLVLTRHS; translated from the coding sequence ATGATAGAATTAAAGACAAAAAAAGAGATAGAATTAATTGCCAAAAGCGGCGAGATATTAAGTGAAGTTCTTATAAAGATGAAAGAGATGATAAAGCCGGGAATAAGTACCGCTGAAATTAATCGTCTGGCAATAAAGATGGTTAAGGCCCACGGCGTAAAAGCCGCATTTCTGGGTTATAGAGGTTATCCGGCAGCAGTATGCGTATCAGTCAATAAAGAGGTTGTACATGGTATCCCTTCCGACAAAGAGATTTTAAAAGAAGGTGACATTGTCAGCCTTGATTTTGGCGTGGAACGTGAAGGTTATTTTTCGGACGCGGCATTAACAGTGCCTGTTGGAAAAATCTCCGGAAGGGCGCAGAAGCTGATAAAAGTAACGCAGGAAGCGCTGGCAAAAGGAATTGACATGGCGAAACCGGGCAACCACATATCTGACATTTCCGCGGCAGTTCAGAATTATGTGGAAGCAAACGGTTTTTCGGTGGTCAGGGACCTTTGCGGGCACGGAGTAGGAAAAAAAGTTCACGAAGACCCAATGATTCCAAATTTTGGAAAACCGGGGCAAGGGCCTTTAATTCAGCCCGGCATGGTGCTTGCAATTGAACCTATGGTAAATGCGGGCGGGTTTGAAGTGGCAACACTTGATGATGATTGGACAGTGGTCACAATGGATGGAAGCATTTCGGCTCATTTTGAACACACTGTGGCAATAACGGAAACCGGGAATCTGGTATTAACCCGGCATTCGTAA
- a CDS encoding AAA family ATPase, with amino-acid sequence MIYLITGVSGSGKTTVGKKLANRLSCPYHEGDDYHSEKGLELLSEGINLSEKDWKDWIYALRSVVDMEIAMQKNAVITATLLKEKQRTAIIANRPQIKLIYLKADMETAKERLRHKKNHIKLLQYQFDNLEEPANALVIGVEKSPDEIVNQILI; translated from the coding sequence ATGATATATTTAATTACAGGTGTGTCAGGGTCAGGCAAGACTACAGTTGGAAAAAAACTGGCAAACAGACTTAGTTGCCCGTATCACGAAGGCGATGACTATCACTCTGAAAAGGGTTTAGAACTTTTAAGTGAAGGGATTAATCTTTCAGAAAAAGACTGGAAAGACTGGATTTATGCTTTAAGGTCAGTGGTGGATATGGAAATTGCAATGCAGAAGAACGCTGTTATAACCGCCACTCTTCTAAAAGAAAAACAAAGAACGGCAATTATCGCAAACAGGCCGCAGATAAAGCTTATTTACTTAAAGGCCGACATGGAAACAGCAAAAGAAAGGTTAAGGCATAAGAAGAACCACATAAAACTTTTACAGTATCAGTTTGACAATCTTGAAGAGCCGGCAAACGCTTTGGTAATTGGCGTTGAGAAATCTCCGGACGAAATAGTTAATCAGATTTTAATCTGA
- the cpaB gene encoding Flp pilus assembly protein CpaB yields MKFMQGVSKENSLLILALVCGLAAAGAGYGFLTFKERNLMSGMQPVKVLAAAGYIAANSEIEKKSVEYIEMPAKFVTKAHITDFKQAESKLAIVPFIKGEPVLSNKISDRGSELNMSIPTGLRAMTVSVDEESGVGYMIKPGDNVDILLTFETAENQRLYTATATILQSVRVIGVGTNFKAGAAGKDYNSVTLALTPEEAELLTFSKDKGRINLALRPLGDRVKQNVKLASFNELMKQIKANEKSEEEIKRDYIINSQTKKEVTDNEIKPRM; encoded by the coding sequence ATGAAGTTTATGCAAGGGGTAAGCAAAGAAAACAGTCTTTTAATATTGGCTCTGGTTTGCGGGCTTGCCGCCGCAGGAGCGGGTTATGGTTTTTTGACTTTTAAAGAAAGAAATCTTATGTCCGGAATGCAGCCGGTAAAAGTGCTGGCAGCCGCCGGGTATATCGCAGCTAATTCGGAAATTGAGAAAAAGAGCGTGGAATATATTGAGATGCCGGCGAAATTCGTGACGAAAGCGCACATTACCGATTTTAAGCAGGCCGAATCAAAACTGGCTATAGTACCGTTTATAAAAGGCGAGCCTGTATTATCCAATAAGATAAGCGACAGGGGCAGCGAATTAAATATGTCAATTCCGACAGGTTTAAGGGCAATGACAGTATCGGTGGATGAAGAGTCGGGAGTGGGCTATATGATAAAACCGGGTGATAACGTGGACATTCTTTTAACCTTTGAAACCGCAGAAAATCAGAGGCTTTATACGGCTACTGCCACTATTCTACAGTCCGTAAGGGTGATAGGCGTTGGCACAAACTTTAAAGCGGGTGCCGCGGGAAAAGATTATAACTCGGTGACTTTGGCATTAACCCCGGAAGAGGCGGAACTTCTGACTTTTTCAAAAGATAAAGGCAGAATTAATCTGGCGCTTAGGCCCCTGGGAGACAGGGTAAAACAGAATGTAAAACTGGCATCATTTAATGAACTTATGAAACAGATAAAAGCAAATGAAAAGAGCGAAGAGGAAATTAAAAGGGATTACATCATAAATTCTCAGACAAAAAAGGAAGTGACGGATAATGAAATTAAACCAAGAATGTAA
- the rpsD gene encoding 30S ribosomal protein S4, producing MARYTKSLCRQCRREGLKLFLKGDRCFTEKCAFSRRPQIPGQHHDTQRRKISEYGKQLREKQKVKRIYGVLERQFRKYFEEANRRQGETGENLLKILEKRLDNTMHKAGFAQSRREARQLVNHGHVLVNGKRVDIASYQVKAGDKLTLDEKALSLNAVKNSLAIALKKRNVPTWIETNHEAKTAVVKNDPARTDINLPVQEQLIVELYSK from the coding sequence TTGGCCAGGTATACAAAATCATTATGCAGGCAATGCAGAAGGGAAGGCTTGAAGCTGTTTCTTAAAGGCGACAGATGTTTTACGGAAAAGTGCGCTTTTTCAAGAAGGCCTCAGATTCCCGGACAGCATCATGATACTCAGAGAAGAAAGATTTCTGAATACGGAAAACAGTTAAGGGAAAAACAGAAAGTAAAAAGAATTTACGGCGTATTGGAACGCCAGTTCAGGAAATATTTTGAAGAGGCAAACAGACGTCAGGGAGAAACCGGCGAAAACCTCTTGAAAATTCTTGAAAAAAGGCTTGATAATACAATGCATAAAGCCGGCTTTGCGCAGTCAAGAAGAGAAGCCAGACAGCTTGTAAATCACGGCCACGTACTTGTAAATGGAAAAAGGGTAGACATCGCTTCGTATCAGGTAAAAGCAGGCGACAAGCTGACTCTTGATGAAAAAGCGCTTAGTCTTAATGCGGTAAAGAATTCACTTGCGATAGCACTTAAGAAAAGAAACGTGCCAACATGGATAGAGACTAACCATGAAGCAAAGACGGCAGTGGTAAAAAATGACCCGGCAAGAACTGATATTAATCTGCCTGTTCAGGAACAGCTTATAGTCGAGTTGTACTCCAAATAA
- a CDS encoding pilus assembly protein gives MMELKKNKGQSILEFSIIFPLFLLFVLGMAQLALIFINAMMLKYAAYMSARAAVVRQADERVEYARKAEGILRLMYDAVNNYSGDTSEIAAGTVKNFLARRVIEFASYEEGAAVEETAIESSSAGEFVRVVVSYNMPLKVPVVKNIFGFFQKNFINYGSAYIGFPFYKITASAVMRLE, from the coding sequence ATGATGGAACTTAAAAAAAATAAAGGTCAGAGTATTCTGGAATTTTCAATCATATTTCCGCTGTTTTTACTGTTTGTTCTTGGCATGGCACAGCTGGCGCTTATTTTTATAAACGCTATGATGTTAAAATATGCGGCGTATATGAGTGCCAGGGCCGCCGTGGTAAGGCAGGCGGATGAGCGGGTTGAGTATGCCAGAAAAGCAGAGGGCATTTTAAGGCTTATGTATGACGCGGTAAACAATTATTCCGGTGACACATCAGAAATCGCGGCCGGTACCGTGAAAAACTTTCTTGCAAGGCGTGTTATTGAATTTGCTTCATATGAAGAAGGCGCGGCCGTGGAAGAAACTGCTATTGAAAGTTCTTCGGCGGGTGAATTTGTCAGGGTTGTTGTTTCATATAATATGCCTTTAAAGGTGCCGGTGGTAAAAAATATTTTTGGTTTTTTTCAGAAAAACTTTATTAATTACGGCTCCGCATACATTGGATTTCCTTTTTATAAGATTACTGCTTCGGCAGTGATGAGGTTGGAATGA
- a CDS encoding DUF1848 domain-containing protein, with translation MEKTRIKIKRTYYEAAAPVIVSASRATDIPAFFGEWFIKRVRAGYCGKINPYSGKKEYISFANTRLFVFWTKNPEPFMPYLEELEKTGINYYFLYTLNDYEKEGLEPDIPQLSKRIKTFIKLSKMLGEKRVFWRFDPLIMMPGMTVEKLAAKIENIAKQIAPYTSILIFSFIDINKYNKVKNNADNSKSGIREFTEKEKAQMLQKLIKLTDKYGIKLSPCAVDFDLSSFGLKPGACIDPVLMADIFSADAELMTYIGANGVLLPAEMDYSGLKDKNQRKECLCAQSKDIGAYNTCGNGCIYCYAVKSHLNAAENMLVIKNRQENDTLDYSS, from the coding sequence ATGGAAAAGACGCGTATTAAAATAAAAAGAACATACTATGAAGCTGCGGCGCCTGTCATTGTTTCTGCAAGCAGGGCAACGGATATTCCGGCTTTTTTTGGGGAATGGTTTATAAAGAGGGTCAGAGCCGGGTATTGCGGAAAAATTAATCCTTACAGCGGCAAAAAAGAATACATATCATTTGCCAATACAAGGTTATTTGTGTTCTGGACAAAAAATCCTGAGCCGTTTATGCCTTATCTGGAAGAACTTGAAAAAACAGGCATAAATTATTATTTCTTATATACGCTGAACGATTATGAAAAAGAAGGCCTTGAACCGGACATTCCACAGCTTTCAAAACGTATTAAAACTTTTATTAAACTCTCTAAAATGCTTGGTGAAAAAAGGGTGTTCTGGCGTTTTGACCCGTTAATAATGATGCCGGGAATGACGGTTGAGAAGTTAGCCGCTAAAATTGAAAATATTGCCAAGCAAATTGCCCCGTACACATCAATATTAATTTTCAGTTTTATAGATATTAATAAATATAATAAAGTAAAAAATAATGCGGATAATAGTAAATCAGGTATAAGGGAATTTACAGAAAAAGAAAAAGCGCAGATGTTACAGAAACTGATTAAATTAACTGATAAATATGGGATAAAGCTTAGTCCGTGTGCTGTTGATTTTGATTTATCTTCTTTTGGTTTAAAACCCGGCGCCTGCATTGACCCTGTTCTTATGGCGGATATCTTTTCCGCTGATGCGGAGTTAATGACGTATATAGGGGCAAACGGAGTGCTGTTACCCGCAGAGATGGATTATTCCGGGCTTAAGGATAAAAATCAGCGTAAAGAATGTCTGTGCGCGCAGAGTAAAGATATAGGAGCATACAACACGTGCGGTAATGGCTGTATTTATTGTTACGCGGTTAAGTCGCATTTAAATGCTGCGGAAAATATGCTGGTAATAAAGAACAGGCAGGAAAATGACACGCTGGATTACAGCTCTTGA
- the infA gene encoding translation initiation factor IF-1, which translates to MSKEDLIEAEGTIVEPLPNATFRVQIESGHKVLAHVSGKMRMNFIKLLPGDKVTVQLSPYDLTKGRIIYRKTK; encoded by the coding sequence ATGTCAAAAGAGGACCTGATAGAAGCGGAAGGCACAATAGTAGAACCACTTCCGAATGCTACTTTCAGGGTGCAGATAGAAAGCGGGCATAAAGTTCTGGCTCATGTTTCAGGAAAAATGAGGATGAATTTTATAAAACTGCTTCCGGGCGATAAAGTTACAGTTCAACTTTCCCCGTATGACCTGACAAAAGGAAGAATAATATACAGGAAGACAAAATAA
- the fba gene encoding class II fructose-1,6-bisphosphate aldolase codes for MPIVGTKEMFARANKEGYAVGAFNVNDMEIVQGIVDAAKEEKAPLILQVSSGARKYARPGYLVHLVKAAEEDSGLPIALHLDHGDDFEICKSCVDGGFTSVMIDGSKYDFEENIKLTKQVVEYAHSKGVVVEAELGKLAGIEDAVNVSAADAKFTNPEQAAEFIKRTGVDSLAIAIGTSHGAYKFKGEAMLDFARLEEIMKLIPAGYPLVLHGASSVPQELVEKCNQYGGKMPGAKGVPEDFLRKAAGMGVAKINIDSDLRLAMTATIREVFAKTPEEFDPRKYLGPARDAIKAVVKNKLKNVLGCSGKA; via the coding sequence ATGCCGATAGTTGGAACGAAAGAGATGTTTGCAAGGGCTAATAAAGAAGGTTATGCGGTTGGAGCTTTTAACGTAAATGACATGGAAATAGTTCAGGGTATTGTGGACGCGGCAAAGGAAGAAAAAGCACCTTTGATTCTTCAGGTTTCATCCGGAGCAAGAAAGTACGCAAGGCCGGGATATCTTGTTCACCTTGTAAAAGCCGCAGAAGAAGATTCAGGGCTTCCTATCGCGCTTCACCTTGACCATGGAGACGATTTTGAAATCTGCAAATCGTGCGTTGACGGCGGATTTACATCAGTTATGATAGACGGTTCCAAATATGACTTTGAAGAGAACATAAAGCTTACAAAACAGGTTGTTGAATACGCGCATTCAAAAGGCGTTGTGGTTGAAGCCGAACTTGGAAAACTTGCAGGAATAGAAGATGCTGTAAATGTATCAGCGGCTGACGCAAAGTTTACAAATCCGGAACAGGCCGCGGAGTTTATTAAAAGGACAGGCGTTGACTCGCTTGCTATCGCAATTGGTACAAGCCATGGCGCGTATAAATTTAAGGGCGAAGCAATGCTTGATTTTGCAAGGCTTGAAGAAATTATGAAGCTTATTCCCGCCGGATATCCGCTTGTTCTTCACGGAGCATCGTCAGTTCCTCAGGAACTTGTTGAAAAATGCAATCAGTACGGCGGAAAAATGCCGGGAGCCAAAGGCGTACCGGAAGATTTCTTAAGAAAAGCGGCAGGAATGGGCGTTGCAAAGATAAACATAGATTCTGATTTAAGGCTTGCAATGACTGCGACCATACGTGAAGTATTTGCCAAGACACCTGAAGAATTTGACCCAAGAAAGTATCTTGGACCTGCAAGGGATGCAATTAAGGCTGTTGTTAAAAACAAACTGAAAAATGTACTTGGATGCTCGGGGAAAGCTTAA